The Candidatus Deferrimicrobiaceae bacterium sequence GGAGGGCGGTCGTCACACGCCTTTCTTCAACGGTTACCGTCCGCAGTTCTACTTCCGGACGACTGACGTGACGGGTGTTGCGTCGCTTCAGGACGGCGTCGAGATGGTGATGCCGGGCGACAACGTCCAGATGAGCGTCGAACTGATCGCGCCTGTCGCCATGGAAAAGGAACTTCGTTTCGCGATCCGCGAAGGCGGCCGCACCGTGGGCGCGGGCGTCGTCGCTGAAATCCTGGAATAGCGGAAACGACAAGGGGGAGATTCAGTGTCCATCGATCACCAGAAGATTCGGATCCGGCTCAAGGCCTTTGATTACAAGCTTCTCGACAAGGCCACCGGGGAAATAGTTGAAAAGGCAAAGCAGACAGGCGC is a genomic window containing:
- the tuf gene encoding elongation factor Tu (EF-Tu; promotes GTP-dependent binding of aminoacyl-tRNA to the A-site of ribosomes during protein biosynthesis; when the tRNA anticodon matches the mRNA codon, GTP hydrolysis results; the inactive EF-Tu-GDP leaves the ribosome and release of GDP is promoted by elongation factor Ts; many prokaryotes have two copies of the gene encoding EF-Tu) encodes the protein EGGRHTPFFNGYRPQFYFRTTDVTGVASLQDGVEMVMPGDNVQMSVELIAPVAMEKELRFAIREGGRTVGAGVVAEILE